A portion of the Pseudomonas koreensis genome contains these proteins:
- a CDS encoding YkgJ family cysteine cluster protein, translating into MSEASPCLNCGACCSHFRVSFFWGECSSAGGTVPDELVAQITPSRVAMIGTDRKPTRCTSLAGEVGSAVACTIYDKRSSTCREFEASWENGEHNPDCDKARAAHGLSPLPPHWNDLPLERIA; encoded by the coding sequence ATGTCCGAAGCCAGTCCGTGTCTGAATTGCGGTGCCTGCTGTTCCCATTTTCGCGTGTCGTTTTTCTGGGGTGAGTGCTCATCCGCTGGCGGGACGGTGCCCGATGAACTGGTCGCACAGATCACCCCGAGCCGGGTAGCAATGATCGGCACCGACCGCAAGCCGACGCGTTGCACGTCTCTGGCGGGTGAGGTCGGCAGCGCTGTGGCCTGCACGATCTATGACAAACGCTCGAGCACCTGCCGCGAGTTCGAGGCGTCATGGGAGAACGGCGAGCACAACCCTGACTGCGACAAGGCCCGCGCCGCCCACGGCCTGTCACCCTTGCCGCCACACTGGAACGACCTGCCGCTGGAGCGCATTGCCTGA
- a CDS encoding putative bifunctional diguanylate cyclase/phosphodiesterase translates to MEWLGLQFVAELPASGQILLDCSHNPLLVMVAYLVACAASFATLDMAERVVHAEDRGSRRIWRWIGATCLAGGIWAMHFIGMLAFQTPIDIQYDLGITLFSLLIALLASWLAMHTLSEVQPSALHCLKTAFVIGLGIAGMHYVGMAAMKSSATAYYQPGLFALSVLIAIGASFAALWVARYLSEGSGVAHQLLKYSAALILGAGIISMHFTGMAALDLVLPEGALAASGGDTGHLQLGLTVALIILLILGSAISAALADKKLQNKENDLRRVNALLSQLDQARMSLQQAANYDALTNLINRRGFNQMFAEKLSQKTSEGGMLAVMFLDIDHFKRINDSLGHDAGDALLKVIAQHIKSSVRSHEDVVARFGGDEFCILISLRDREEARGMAQRIMHKMKEPIELAGRRMVMTTSIGISLFPEDGTTCEELLKHADLALYQSKGAGRNGLHFFNSSLKTRASFELQLEEELRSALREDNALMLYYQPIFELKTGRVTKLEALIRWQHPVHGLLTPDRFIGIAENNGLIAELDNWVLRRACKDLGELSRHGCAEVKIAWNCSPLNLAREELAEEIEQALRTAGVAPERLELEVTENALMGNIANTLVLLRQIRALGVSLSIDDFGTGYSSLAYLKRLPLNTLKIDRSFILDIPTATADMEIVQAIIVMAHTLHLQVVTEGVESLEQYEFLKRSGCDFIQGYLLSRPLPLDELRAVLDEINQRNPVLGVNPLSLARDTFAPASLDPAPKSLAPHAGASIVRPIR, encoded by the coding sequence ATGGAGTGGCTTGGTTTGCAGTTTGTTGCCGAGCTGCCGGCGAGCGGGCAGATTCTCCTCGATTGCAGTCACAACCCGCTGTTGGTGATGGTGGCCTACCTGGTCGCCTGCGCGGCCAGTTTCGCCACCCTGGATATGGCTGAGCGCGTGGTGCATGCCGAAGATCGGGGGTCGCGGCGAATCTGGCGCTGGATCGGCGCGACCTGCCTGGCCGGCGGCATCTGGGCCATGCACTTCATCGGCATGCTGGCTTTCCAGACACCCATCGACATTCAGTACGACCTCGGCATCACCCTCTTCTCATTGCTGATCGCCCTGCTCGCCTCATGGCTGGCCATGCACACCCTGAGCGAGGTCCAGCCAAGCGCATTGCATTGCCTCAAAACTGCGTTTGTCATTGGCTTGGGCATCGCGGGGATGCATTACGTCGGCATGGCAGCGATGAAGTCGAGCGCCACCGCCTACTATCAGCCAGGGCTGTTCGCGCTGTCGGTGCTGATTGCCATCGGCGCCAGTTTCGCCGCGCTGTGGGTGGCGCGCTATCTGAGCGAAGGCAGCGGCGTCGCGCACCAATTGCTCAAATACAGCGCGGCGCTGATCCTCGGTGCCGGCATCATCAGCATGCACTTCACCGGCATGGCTGCGCTGGATCTGGTGCTTCCCGAAGGCGCTCTGGCAGCGAGCGGCGGCGATACCGGGCATCTGCAACTGGGCCTGACCGTGGCGCTGATCATCCTGTTGATCCTCGGCAGTGCGATCAGCGCCGCCCTCGCCGACAAGAAGTTGCAGAACAAGGAAAACGATCTGCGCCGGGTCAACGCCCTGCTCAGTCAGCTCGATCAGGCGCGCATGTCCCTCCAGCAAGCGGCCAATTACGACGCGCTGACCAACCTGATCAACCGCCGTGGCTTCAACCAGATGTTCGCCGAAAAACTCAGCCAGAAAACCAGCGAGGGCGGCATGCTCGCGGTGATGTTTCTCGACATCGACCACTTCAAGCGCATCAACGACAGCCTCGGCCATGACGCTGGCGACGCGCTGCTCAAAGTCATCGCGCAGCACATCAAAAGCTCGGTGCGCAGCCACGAAGACGTGGTCGCGCGGTTCGGCGGCGACGAATTCTGCATCCTCATCAGCCTGCGCGACCGCGAAGAAGCGCGCGGCATGGCGCAGCGCATCATGCACAAGATGAAGGAGCCGATTGAACTGGCCGGTCGGCGCATGGTGATGACCACCAGCATCGGCATCAGTCTGTTTCCCGAAGACGGCACCACTTGCGAGGAACTGCTCAAGCACGCCGACCTGGCGCTGTACCAATCCAAGGGCGCCGGGCGCAACGGCCTTCACTTTTTCAATTCCAGCCTGAAAACCCGCGCCAGTTTCGAGCTGCAACTGGAAGAAGAATTGCGCAGCGCGCTACGGGAAGACAACGCGCTGATGCTCTACTACCAGCCGATCTTCGAACTGAAAACCGGGCGCGTGACCAAGCTCGAAGCGCTGATTCGCTGGCAGCACCCGGTCCACGGTTTGCTCACACCGGACCGTTTTATCGGTATCGCCGAGAACAACGGTCTGATCGCCGAACTGGACAACTGGGTGCTGCGCCGCGCCTGCAAGGATCTTGGCGAGCTGTCGCGGCATGGTTGTGCCGAGGTGAAAATCGCCTGGAACTGCTCGCCCCTGAATCTGGCGCGGGAAGAGCTGGCCGAGGAAATCGAGCAGGCGTTGCGCACCGCCGGTGTAGCGCCGGAACGCCTGGAACTGGAGGTCACCGAAAACGCCTTGATGGGCAATATCGCCAACACCCTGGTGCTGCTGCGGCAGATCCGTGCCCTCGGCGTGTCGCTGTCGATCGATGATTTCGGCACCGGCTATTCGTCGCTGGCCTACCTCAAGCGCCTGCCGCTGAATACTCTGAAGATCGATCGCTCGTTCATCCTCGATATCCCCACCGCCACGGCGGACATGGAGATCGTCCAGGCGATCATCGTCATGGCCCACACTCTGCATCTGCAAGTGGTCACCGAGGGCGTCGAAAGCCTGGAGCAATATGAGTTCCTCAAGCGTTCAGGCTGCGATTTCATTCAGGGCTATCTGCTCAGCCGCCCGCTGCCGCTAGACGAATTGCGCGCGGTGCTCGATGAAATCAACCAGCGCAACCCCGTGCTCGGGGTCAATCCGTTGAGTCTGGCCCGCGATACATTTGCACCAGCGTCGCTGGATCCTGCGCCAAAAAGCCTTGCGCCCCATGCAGGCGCATCAATTGTGCGGCCAATCCGCTGA
- a CDS encoding NAD(P)-dependent oxidoreductase, with protein sequence MMSTLPSLGFAGIGLMGLPMCQRLLAAGYPLTVWNRNPDKCAPLVAAGARQVTSPAELCAHADIVMLCLADTAVVREVVFGAGGIAEGAKSGQLLVDFSSLEPTATREMAAALAEKSAMAWLDSPVSGGVVGAEAGSLAIMVGGAAADLQRVRPVLLDLGQRVTHMGGVGAGQVTKACNQMIVACNALVIAEVVALAEQAGVDASLIAEALAGGFADSKPLQILAPQMAESRFEPIKWHVRTLLKDLDTAVKFSREQGSATPISGLAAQLMRLHGAQGFLAQDPATLVQMYRGPDSTD encoded by the coding sequence ATGATGTCAACGCTACCTTCGTTGGGGTTTGCCGGAATCGGCCTGATGGGCCTGCCGATGTGCCAGCGTCTGCTGGCCGCGGGTTACCCGCTGACCGTGTGGAACCGCAACCCGGACAAGTGCGCGCCACTGGTCGCTGCCGGCGCCCGACAAGTGACGAGCCCCGCCGAACTCTGCGCACACGCTGACATCGTCATGCTGTGCCTGGCCGACACCGCCGTGGTGCGTGAAGTGGTGTTTGGCGCCGGCGGTATTGCCGAAGGAGCGAAAAGCGGACAGTTGCTGGTGGATTTTTCCAGCCTTGAACCGACCGCGACTCGCGAGATGGCCGCAGCGCTGGCCGAGAAAAGCGCCATGGCCTGGCTCGACTCCCCGGTGTCCGGCGGTGTGGTCGGGGCCGAGGCCGGCAGCCTGGCGATCATGGTCGGTGGTGCGGCGGCGGATCTTCAGCGCGTGCGCCCGGTGCTGCTCGATCTTGGCCAGCGCGTCACGCACATGGGCGGCGTTGGCGCCGGGCAAGTGACCAAGGCCTGCAACCAGATGATCGTCGCCTGCAATGCGCTGGTGATCGCCGAAGTGGTGGCGTTGGCCGAACAGGCCGGGGTCGATGCCAGTCTGATCGCCGAGGCGCTGGCTGGCGGTTTTGCCGATTCGAAGCCGTTGCAGATCCTCGCTCCGCAAATGGCCGAGAGCCGTTTCGAGCCGATCAAGTGGCACGTGCGCACGTTGCTCAAGGATCTTGACACGGCAGTGAAATTTTCTCGTGAGCAGGGCTCGGCGACGCCCATCAGCGGATTGGCCGCACAATTGATGCGCCTGCATGGGGCGCAAGGCTTTTTGGCGCAGGATCCAGCGACGCTGGTGCAAATGTATCGCGGGCCAGACTCAACGGATTGA